In Arthrobacter sp. CDRTa11, one DNA window encodes the following:
- a CDS encoding sugar phosphate isomerase/epimerase family protein, producing the protein MPNGLIDESSLRPHPQGLALVLTLPWYRSLWLSSVSSLRLSIDGQEVPSGDLSLELGGVRYALADLPAQSETLWYLQEHPLLIVTRESPASLGEQHTIQLIGELRLPYMQIAPGQDGGPGMYVPNFVNQTLELTVTDKAAPAPELKTAATPPPPKAEDDPFSLGLTLYSASAEFRAGWYDFDGLLNRVAELGIGPGIEIVASQVLPTYPNVTDDFARSWQQAFDKHGFTASSFGANLDMGRRRDRDMTPDEEYGFTETLFRGAKKLGFPLVRIQSAKPELLRRLLPLAENLELKLAYEIHAPLGPNSPEIRKVRDVYAELDSPLLGFVADFSSTMHSMSPTLLRAVRRAGLDDEAVLRLQAIWATDAPMRARQEEFIGYLKGRGFDPARLGSFAHLAFNMHGHVSPEEWSDIMPQIMHVHAKFYDIDEHGNEPAIDYPELVRVFVEGGYRGYWSSEWEGHAFAELGEVDPLLLVRKQHDLIRKSTRTALASA; encoded by the coding sequence ATGCCCAACGGACTTATTGACGAATCAAGCCTCCGCCCCCATCCGCAAGGCCTCGCGCTGGTACTGACGCTGCCGTGGTACCGCAGCCTGTGGCTCTCCTCGGTGTCCAGCCTCCGGCTGAGTATTGACGGCCAGGAGGTTCCTTCCGGGGACCTGTCACTGGAACTGGGCGGTGTCCGCTACGCGCTTGCCGACCTGCCGGCGCAAAGCGAGACTCTCTGGTACCTCCAGGAACATCCCCTGCTCATCGTCACAAGGGAGAGCCCGGCTTCCCTGGGCGAGCAGCACACCATCCAGCTCATAGGGGAGCTTCGACTGCCGTACATGCAGATCGCCCCGGGCCAGGACGGCGGCCCCGGCATGTACGTGCCCAACTTCGTGAACCAGACGCTGGAGCTGACCGTGACCGACAAGGCCGCGCCGGCTCCTGAACTGAAGACGGCGGCTACGCCGCCTCCGCCGAAGGCTGAGGATGATCCGTTCTCGCTGGGGCTCACGCTGTACTCTGCCAGCGCCGAATTCCGGGCCGGGTGGTATGACTTCGACGGCCTGCTTAATCGCGTGGCGGAGCTGGGAATAGGCCCCGGCATCGAGATCGTGGCGTCCCAGGTCCTGCCCACCTACCCCAACGTGACTGATGATTTTGCACGTTCCTGGCAGCAGGCCTTCGACAAGCACGGCTTCACCGCCAGTTCCTTTGGCGCCAATCTTGATATGGGCCGCCGCCGTGACCGCGACATGACTCCGGATGAGGAATACGGGTTCACGGAGACGCTGTTCCGGGGCGCCAAAAAGCTCGGTTTCCCGCTGGTCCGGATCCAGAGCGCGAAGCCGGAACTGCTTCGCCGGCTTCTTCCGCTGGCCGAGAACCTCGAACTCAAGCTTGCCTATGAGATCCACGCGCCGCTGGGGCCCAACTCCCCGGAGATCAGAAAGGTCCGCGACGTCTATGCGGAGCTTGATTCACCGCTGCTGGGCTTCGTGGCGGACTTCTCTTCCACCATGCACAGCATGTCACCCACCCTCCTGCGCGCTGTCCGCCGGGCGGGACTCGACGACGAAGCCGTCCTCAGGCTGCAGGCGATCTGGGCCACCGACGCCCCGATGCGGGCCCGGCAGGAAGAGTTCATCGGCTATCTCAAGGGACGCGGCTTTGATCCCGCCCGCCTCGGTTCCTTCGCCCACCTCGCCTTCAACATGCATGGCCACGTGAGCCCGGAGGAGTGGTCTGACATCATGCCGCAGATCATGCACGTCCACGCGAAGTTCTATGACATCGATGAGCACGGCAACGAGCCGGCAATCGACTACCCGGAACTGGTCCGCGTGTTCGTGGAAGGGGGCTACCGCGGCTACTGGTCCAGCGAGTGGGAGGGTCACGCCTTCGCTGAGCTGGGTGAAGTGGACCCGCTGCTGCTGGTTCGCAAGCAGCATGACCTCATCCGCAAGAGCACGCGGACGGCGCTCGCATCAGCCTGA
- a CDS encoding C-glycoside deglycosidase beta subunit domain-containing protein: MLLERDLIQSVGFRNVTEGGRVTGFQFRVRMPSYRGMAASLIDGIAVRIGDLVNVGPDVPRWTFGGRTYTLQQLWESDGVRWPLEEAALVTVPLDGGLPQGVHELSIELRLRMSYIPVEHQPTIHRVSRKVTLAPEGGDGNFRYGVSLYSFMGDYGTVMDLETALAAVADVGATGVEILGEGHIPNYPEPSPAWMDNWFGLLEKYSLEPTNYGSWIDTRLHPGRSMTATEGAEALQRDLRLAHRLGFGFVRPKIGVVSSDLVPDPIWTESVERSLDLAHELGIIICPEIHSPTPIRHPVVEDYIGLIERTGTKNFGLLIDTGIFQDRPIPLREGETRETRPAFLDGIGVDPADFADIAQYVVFIQAKFHDINEQLEDQQIPWLTVLSALKDAGYSGYLSSEYEGERTPWRAIEQVRRQHALIRRITAELP, from the coding sequence ATGCTTCTCGAAAGAGACCTCATCCAGTCCGTCGGCTTCCGCAACGTAACAGAAGGCGGACGTGTGACCGGCTTTCAGTTCCGGGTCCGGATGCCTTCCTACCGGGGTATGGCCGCGTCCCTCATTGACGGCATCGCGGTCCGCATTGGCGATCTGGTGAACGTTGGCCCCGACGTTCCGCGTTGGACGTTTGGCGGGCGGACCTACACACTGCAGCAACTCTGGGAAAGTGATGGCGTCCGCTGGCCCCTGGAGGAAGCTGCCCTGGTCACCGTTCCCCTCGACGGCGGACTGCCGCAAGGCGTCCATGAGCTCAGCATCGAGCTGCGGCTGCGGATGTCCTACATTCCCGTCGAGCACCAGCCCACCATCCACCGGGTCAGCCGGAAGGTGACGCTGGCACCGGAAGGCGGAGACGGTAATTTCCGCTACGGCGTTTCCCTGTACAGCTTCATGGGCGACTACGGCACGGTCATGGACCTGGAAACGGCCTTGGCCGCCGTCGCCGACGTGGGCGCCACCGGCGTCGAGATCCTCGGCGAGGGCCACATCCCCAACTATCCCGAGCCCTCCCCGGCGTGGATGGACAACTGGTTCGGCCTGCTCGAGAAGTACTCTTTGGAGCCCACGAATTACGGCTCCTGGATTGACACCCGGCTGCATCCTGGCCGGAGCATGACAGCAACCGAAGGTGCCGAGGCGCTGCAACGGGACCTCAGGCTTGCCCACCGGCTGGGATTCGGCTTCGTCCGCCCAAAGATCGGGGTCGTATCCAGCGACTTGGTTCCGGACCCGATCTGGACGGAGTCAGTGGAACGCTCGCTCGACCTGGCGCACGAGCTGGGGATCATCATCTGCCCCGAGATCCACTCGCCTACGCCCATCAGGCACCCCGTCGTCGAGGACTACATCGGCCTCATTGAACGGACGGGAACCAAGAACTTCGGCCTCCTCATCGACACCGGCATCTTCCAGGACCGGCCCATCCCGCTGCGGGAAGGGGAGACGCGCGAGACCCGCCCCGCCTTCCTGGACGGCATCGGCGTCGATCCGGCCGATTTCGCGGACATCGCCCAGTACGTGGTGTTCATCCAGGCGAAGTTCCACGACATCAACGAGCAGCTGGAAGACCAGCAGATTCCCTGGCTGACCGTGCTCAGTGCGCTCAAGGACGCCGGCTACAGCGGCTACCTTTCCAGCGAATACGAAGGCGAACGCACCCCCTGGCGGGCCATCGAGCAGGTGCGGCGCCAGCATGCCCTCATCCGCCGCATTACGGCCGAACTTCCCTGA
- a CDS encoding ABC transporter substrate-binding protein, producing MSQHSRYSGLKAGALAVPTIAALVLTGCSAPTGSTSSGGSQEFSLSFATSNTIESPFQVLGEKYMEANPNVKITFNPQPNDSYDQTLRTQLQAGNASDVVVTSPGSGTGRSILPLVQAGFLEPLDDAAKELLPEGSEALFGTDGKVYGQAPEITVVGLVANETAAKAAGISEFPADFSALEEQCKKLASSGKSFIALAGSAAPNTGLMAMSLAASRVYAEDPKWNEKRAAKETTFADSDGWKSSLEAVVTLNEAGCFQKGAAGAGFDAITKGLASGTSVAGFIPGPSWKQLKSAAADSEFNVRALPAEGSGQSFVYASANYAFSINAASKNKDAAKAFLDWAAEPEQTKAFAEIDGALPVTGLDSYDFDAGAYKNVGGLIKDGKYGPLPNSQWPNSAVYDALATGVQGLITGQKNPDQVLQAMDAAWGQ from the coding sequence ATGTCACAGCACAGTCGCTATTCGGGCCTGAAGGCCGGCGCCCTCGCCGTCCCCACCATTGCAGCCCTCGTCCTCACCGGCTGCTCGGCCCCCACCGGCAGCACCTCCTCCGGAGGCTCGCAGGAATTTTCCCTGTCATTTGCCACTTCCAACACCATCGAGAGCCCCTTCCAGGTCCTGGGTGAGAAGTACATGGAAGCGAACCCGAACGTAAAAATCACGTTCAACCCCCAGCCCAACGACTCCTACGACCAGACCCTGCGGACCCAGCTCCAGGCCGGCAACGCCTCTGACGTCGTAGTGACCTCGCCCGGTTCGGGCACCGGACGCAGCATCCTGCCGCTCGTTCAGGCAGGCTTTTTGGAGCCGCTGGACGATGCCGCCAAGGAACTGCTTCCTGAAGGCAGCGAAGCCCTCTTTGGAACTGACGGCAAAGTCTACGGCCAGGCCCCCGAGATCACTGTGGTTGGCCTGGTAGCCAACGAGACTGCCGCAAAAGCGGCCGGCATATCAGAGTTCCCGGCAGACTTCTCCGCCCTTGAGGAGCAGTGCAAGAAGCTTGCATCCTCCGGCAAGTCGTTCATCGCGCTGGCCGGGTCCGCTGCTCCCAACACAGGTTTGATGGCGATGTCCCTCGCAGCCTCGCGGGTATATGCCGAGGACCCGAAGTGGAATGAAAAGCGGGCTGCCAAGGAAACCACCTTCGCTGACTCCGACGGCTGGAAGTCATCGCTCGAGGCGGTGGTCACACTGAACGAGGCCGGCTGCTTCCAGAAAGGCGCCGCAGGTGCCGGCTTTGACGCCATCACCAAGGGCCTCGCCAGTGGAACGTCGGTTGCCGGCTTTATCCCGGGTCCCAGCTGGAAGCAGCTGAAGTCCGCCGCTGCAGACTCCGAGTTCAATGTCCGCGCACTCCCGGCCGAAGGCTCGGGCCAAAGCTTCGTCTACGCCAGCGCCAACTACGCGTTCTCCATCAACGCCGCGTCCAAGAACAAGGATGCTGCCAAGGCGTTCCTGGACTGGGCCGCTGAGCCTGAGCAGACCAAGGCCTTCGCGGAAATCGATGGCGCACTGCCGGTCACCGGCCTGGACAGCTACGACTTCGACGCAGGTGCGTACAAGAACGTCGGCGGGCTCATCAAGGACGGAAAGTACGGTCCTCTGCCGAACAGCCAGTGGCCCAACTCCGCCGTGTATGACGCACTCGCCACCGGCGTCCAGGGCCTTATCACCGGCCAGAAAAACCCTGACCAGGTCCTGCAGGCCATGGACGCAGCCTGGGGCCAGTGA
- a CDS encoding TrmH family RNA methyltransferase, with protein sequence MTDHPQIPAPPVPAPEEDAAPKAEVGVGPWEGDLPAGDHWDPDLLADGDRRNVVDQYRYWKHDAIVADLDSRRHNFHIAIENWQHDLNIGTVVRTANAFLAKEVHIIGRRRWNRRGAMVTDRYQHVRHHPTVEDFVAWAQGEGLAIIGIDIFPDSVPLETYELPKDCVLVFGQEGPGLTPEVHEAALATLSIEQFGSTRSINAASAAAIAMHAWVRRHVFNQHV encoded by the coding sequence GTGACTGACCACCCCCAGATTCCAGCCCCGCCCGTGCCAGCGCCCGAGGAGGATGCCGCCCCCAAGGCGGAGGTCGGCGTCGGGCCCTGGGAAGGGGACCTCCCTGCCGGTGACCATTGGGACCCGGACCTGCTCGCCGACGGTGACCGGCGAAACGTGGTGGACCAGTACCGCTACTGGAAGCACGACGCCATCGTGGCCGACCTCGATTCCCGGCGCCACAACTTCCACATCGCCATCGAGAACTGGCAACACGATCTCAACATCGGCACCGTGGTCCGGACCGCCAACGCGTTCCTCGCCAAGGAAGTCCACATCATCGGACGACGCCGGTGGAACAGGCGGGGCGCCATGGTCACCGACCGCTACCAGCATGTCCGCCACCACCCCACCGTGGAGGACTTCGTGGCGTGGGCGCAGGGGGAGGGGCTGGCCATCATTGGCATCGACATCTTCCCGGACTCAGTGCCGCTGGAAACGTACGAACTGCCCAAAGACTGCGTGCTGGTGTTTGGGCAGGAAGGCCCGGGCCTGACGCCTGAAGTGCATGAGGCGGCGCTGGCCACCCTCTCCATCGAGCAGTTCGGCAGCACCCGCTCCATCAACGCCGCCTCGGCTGCCGCGATCGCCATGCACGCCTGGGTCCGCCGGCACGTTTTCAACCAGCACGTCTAA
- a CDS encoding cobalamin-independent methionine synthase II family protein yields MSLNTDYIQVTHAGSLPRTPELIAANAAKESEGITPEFLELLEASVADVVQRQKDLGVDIANDGEYGHTMSTSVDYGAWWNYSFARLGGLEPTDVDRWKDPVVHRSSPGHIVLTSFPDRRDRLAFNDAYTDPSSGILAHRKSVTQPKIAGPLTYTGHDLVASDVTNLKKGLAAAGLTEGFLASLSPGSCARVANEYYKSDEELLYACADAMREEYKAIIDAGLTVQLDDPSLAESWDQINPEPSLEDYLKFIQLRIEATNWALRDLPQEQIRLHVCWGSWHGPHTTDIPFGDIVGSVLQVNAGAYSFEAANVRHEHEWRVWENTRLPEGKAIIPGVVSHATNVVEHPDLVADRIVRFAELVGRENVIASTDCGLGGRVHPQIAFAKLEALGEGARRASQRLW; encoded by the coding sequence ATGTCCCTCAACACCGACTACATCCAGGTCACGCACGCAGGTTCCCTGCCCCGAACCCCGGAACTCATCGCCGCCAATGCCGCCAAGGAATCCGAGGGCATCACGCCCGAATTCCTGGAGCTGCTGGAGGCCTCGGTGGCGGATGTGGTCCAGCGGCAGAAAGACCTCGGCGTCGACATTGCGAACGACGGCGAGTACGGGCACACCATGTCCACTTCCGTTGATTACGGCGCGTGGTGGAACTATTCCTTCGCCAGGCTGGGCGGCCTGGAACCCACCGACGTGGACAGGTGGAAGGACCCCGTGGTGCATCGCTCGTCCCCGGGGCACATTGTGCTGACCTCGTTTCCGGACCGCCGGGACCGGCTGGCTTTCAACGACGCATACACCGATCCGTCCTCGGGCATCCTGGCGCACCGCAAAAGCGTGACGCAACCGAAAATCGCGGGACCCCTGACCTACACGGGGCATGACCTGGTGGCCTCCGATGTCACCAACCTCAAAAAGGGACTGGCTGCAGCCGGCCTGACCGAAGGCTTTCTGGCGTCCCTGTCCCCCGGTTCGTGCGCCAGGGTAGCCAACGAGTACTACAAGTCGGACGAGGAACTGCTGTACGCCTGCGCCGATGCCATGCGGGAGGAATACAAGGCCATCATCGACGCCGGCCTGACGGTACAGCTCGATGACCCCTCCCTCGCGGAAAGCTGGGACCAGATCAACCCCGAGCCATCGCTGGAGGACTACCTCAAATTCATCCAGCTGCGCATCGAGGCCACCAACTGGGCCCTCCGCGACCTGCCCCAGGAACAGATCCGCCTCCACGTCTGCTGGGGTTCCTGGCATGGGCCGCACACCACGGACATTCCGTTCGGGGACATCGTTGGATCAGTCCTGCAGGTCAACGCCGGGGCCTACTCGTTCGAGGCCGCCAACGTCCGGCATGAGCATGAGTGGCGGGTGTGGGAAAACACCAGGCTTCCGGAGGGCAAGGCCATCATTCCCGGGGTGGTCTCACATGCAACCAACGTTGTGGAACACCCGGATCTCGTCGCTGACAGGATTGTCCGCTTCGCCGAACTGGTGGGCCGGGAGAACGTTATTGCGTCCACGGACTGCGGGCTGGGCGGCCGTGTTCACCCGCAGATCGCCTTCGCCAAACTGGAGGCTCTCGGCGAGGGCGCCCGGCGCGCCAGCCAGCGTCTTTGGTAG
- a CDS encoding DUF3151 domain-containing protein: protein MSDEFRRNLMGPEPTLLPAETEVYEQLEAGQEALDLVEKHPTSSLLWAVLAEEAWAEGRTIDSYAYSRVGYHRGLDSLRRNGWRGVGPIPWEHEPNRGFLRALYSLGRASAAIGEAEEPERIEKFLNDSDPAAKAAIEGN from the coding sequence ATGTCCGACGAGTTCCGCAGGAACCTGATGGGCCCCGAGCCCACCCTCCTGCCTGCCGAGACCGAGGTCTACGAGCAGCTGGAGGCGGGCCAGGAGGCACTGGATCTGGTGGAAAAGCACCCCACCTCCTCGCTGCTGTGGGCTGTGCTCGCGGAAGAGGCGTGGGCCGAGGGACGCACCATCGATTCCTACGCCTATTCCCGTGTGGGCTACCACCGCGGCCTGGATTCGCTGCGGCGTAACGGCTGGCGCGGCGTCGGCCCCATCCCCTGGGAGCACGAGCCCAACCGCGGCTTCCTGCGTGCGCTGTATTCGTTGGGCCGCGCTTCGGCGGCCATCGGCGAAGCCGAGGAACCGGAACGGATCGAGAAGTTCCTCAACGACTCGGACCCGGCAGCGAAAGCGGCGATCGAAGGCAACTGA
- a CDS encoding uracil-DNA glycosylase, which produces MTALAPESFREQLMSRRYEPNVAAVNELCDSLQSVKPDTQVPYVDPMHDVDECRIISLYSNIGEADKSGFITAGDDDAATRMLGVQWKLGLRPEFVMPWNVHPWHTPGEPNGKFTPDQIASGLKPLLKFLALVPRASVIVAHGTEANRLANLLLKTEVPLLWRRGLKTYKVRSLSGRAFAGTPARQEQYLEEMHVAYADAMARTGLTKPS; this is translated from the coding sequence ATGACAGCCCTGGCACCTGAATCTTTTCGCGAGCAGCTCATGAGCCGCCGTTACGAACCCAACGTCGCAGCCGTCAACGAGCTGTGCGATTCCCTGCAGAGCGTCAAGCCGGACACCCAAGTTCCCTACGTTGACCCCATGCACGACGTAGATGAATGCCGCATTATCAGCCTGTACTCGAACATCGGCGAAGCGGACAAGTCCGGATTCATTACCGCCGGCGACGACGACGCCGCCACCCGCATGCTGGGCGTCCAGTGGAAACTGGGCCTGCGTCCGGAGTTCGTGATGCCGTGGAACGTCCACCCGTGGCACACCCCTGGCGAGCCCAACGGCAAGTTCACGCCGGACCAGATCGCCTCCGGCCTCAAGCCGCTGCTCAAGTTCCTGGCCCTCGTGCCCCGGGCTTCCGTCATCGTGGCACACGGCACCGAGGCCAACCGCCTGGCCAACCTGCTGCTGAAGACCGAGGTGCCCCTGCTCTGGCGCCGCGGCCTGAAAACCTACAAGGTCCGTTCCCTCAGTGGCCGTGCCTTCGCCGGTACCCCGGCCCGGCAGGAACAGTATCTTGAAGAAATGCACGTGGCCTATGCGGATGCCATGGCGCGCACAGGCCTGACGAAGCCCAGCTAG
- a CDS encoding LysR family transcriptional regulator: MTNNVLLSRLDLNLLISLDALITERSVTRAAERLHLSQPALSASLARLRSHFGDPILARRGNAYELTPFALRLAEHTTTALEAARRVFESQATWEPTESEREFSIYGSDYGFTTIGRVVSELAAERAPGVRFRFMLHNPMVVEDAANRLRSVDGMVIPHGFLSGLPYLDLWRDAWVAVVSSSNEAVGEQITMENIAELPWVMTYQTRSASTSAERQIMQLGVEPRVDVVVESFQSLPHFVVGTNRIALIQAALVPFALRVGGVRILPLPFDATPLVNALWWHPVHNRDSEHEWMRGLFKDAAGIVAAAAATEAP; this comes from the coding sequence GTGACAAACAATGTCCTGCTTTCCCGGCTTGACCTCAACCTGTTGATATCGCTCGACGCCCTCATCACTGAGCGGAGCGTGACCAGGGCGGCCGAGCGCCTGCACCTGAGCCAGCCGGCATTGAGCGCCTCGCTTGCGCGCCTCCGGTCCCACTTCGGGGATCCCATCCTGGCCCGCCGGGGCAACGCCTATGAGCTCACGCCCTTCGCCCTGCGGCTGGCGGAACACACCACCACGGCGCTGGAAGCCGCCCGCCGCGTCTTCGAGAGCCAGGCAACGTGGGAACCCACCGAATCCGAGCGCGAGTTCTCCATCTACGGTTCGGACTATGGGTTCACCACTATTGGCCGGGTAGTTTCCGAGCTTGCGGCGGAACGTGCTCCGGGTGTCCGGTTCCGGTTTATGCTCCACAATCCGATGGTGGTGGAAGATGCAGCCAACCGCCTCCGCTCGGTGGACGGCATGGTGATCCCCCACGGCTTCCTGTCCGGACTCCCCTACCTGGACCTGTGGCGGGACGCGTGGGTCGCTGTCGTCTCTTCGTCCAACGAGGCCGTCGGCGAGCAGATCACCATGGAGAACATCGCAGAACTTCCGTGGGTCATGACGTATCAGACCCGCTCAGCCTCAACGTCCGCGGAACGCCAAATCATGCAGCTGGGCGTTGAGCCTCGGGTGGATGTGGTGGTTGAAAGTTTCCAGTCCTTGCCGCATTTTGTGGTGGGGACCAACCGGATCGCCCTCATCCAGGCAGCGCTGGTTCCGTTTGCGCTGCGTGTGGGCGGAGTGCGGATCCTGCCGCTCCCATTCGATGCCACGCCGCTGGTTAATGCCCTGTGGTGGCATCCAGTACACAACCGCGATTCCGAGCATGAATGGATGCGCGGCCTCTTCAAGGACGCAGCTGGCATCGTCGCAGCCGCCGCGGCCACGGAAGCTCCTTAA
- a CDS encoding adenylosuccinate synthase translates to MPAIVIVGAQWGDEGKGKATDLLGGRVDYVVKPNGGNNAGHTVVVGGEKYELKLLPAGILSPNAVPIIGNGCVVNLEALFQEIEGLQARGADTSKLRVSANAHLVAPFHQVLDKVTERYLGSRAIGTTGRGIGPAYMDKVARLGIRVQDVFDESILRQKVEGSLRQKNELLVKVYNRRDIDVEEIVEYFLSFAERLRPLVIDSTLVLNKALDEGKVVLMEGGQATFLDVDHGTYPFVTSSNPTAGGASVGSGIGPTRISRSIGIIKAYTTRVGAGPFPTELFDEMGVYLQKTGGEFGVNTGRPRRCGWYDAVLARHAARVNGFTDYFVTKLDVLTGIEQIPVCVAYDVDGVRHDEMPMTQTEFHHAKPIFEYFEGWTEDITAARTMDDLPENARNYVLALEKLSGTRFSAIGVGPDRDQTIVVNDLIND, encoded by the coding sequence ATGCCAGCTATCGTGATCGTAGGAGCCCAATGGGGCGACGAGGGAAAAGGCAAGGCCACTGATCTCCTCGGCGGCCGCGTCGACTATGTGGTTAAGCCCAACGGCGGCAATAACGCCGGGCATACCGTCGTCGTAGGCGGTGAGAAGTATGAGCTCAAGCTCCTTCCGGCCGGCATTCTCAGCCCCAATGCGGTTCCCATCATCGGCAACGGCTGCGTGGTGAACCTTGAAGCCCTGTTCCAGGAAATTGAAGGCCTGCAGGCCCGCGGTGCAGACACTTCCAAACTGCGCGTCTCCGCCAATGCACACCTGGTGGCGCCTTTTCACCAGGTGCTGGACAAGGTCACTGAACGTTATCTCGGCAGCCGCGCCATCGGAACCACGGGCCGGGGCATCGGGCCCGCCTATATGGACAAGGTGGCCCGGCTGGGCATCCGTGTCCAGGACGTCTTCGACGAATCCATCCTCCGCCAGAAGGTGGAAGGATCGCTCCGCCAGAAGAACGAGCTCCTGGTCAAGGTCTACAACCGCCGCGACATCGATGTTGAGGAGATTGTTGAATATTTCCTCTCCTTTGCCGAGCGTCTCCGGCCGCTGGTCATCGACAGCACACTGGTCCTGAACAAGGCCCTGGATGAGGGCAAGGTAGTGCTCATGGAAGGCGGCCAGGCCACCTTCCTGGACGTGGACCACGGCACCTACCCGTTTGTCACCTCCTCCAACCCCACCGCCGGCGGAGCCTCCGTTGGCTCCGGCATCGGTCCCACCCGGATCTCGCGCTCCATCGGCATCATCAAGGCGTACACCACGCGTGTGGGCGCCGGCCCGTTCCCCACGGAGCTCTTCGACGAGATGGGCGTGTACCTTCAGAAGACGGGCGGCGAGTTCGGCGTCAACACCGGCCGTCCCCGCCGCTGCGGCTGGTACGACGCCGTCCTGGCCCGCCATGCGGCCCGCGTCAACGGCTTCACGGACTACTTCGTCACCAAACTGGATGTGCTCACCGGCATCGAGCAGATCCCGGTGTGCGTGGCCTATGACGTCGACGGTGTCAGGCACGACGAAATGCCCATGACCCAGACCGAGTTCCACCACGCCAAGCCCATCTTCGAGTACTTCGAAGGATGGACCGAGGACATCACGGCCGCGCGCACCATGGATGACCTGCCGGAGAATGCACGCAACTACGTCCTGGCCCTGGAAAAGCTCTCCGGTACCCGCTTCTCAGCCATTGGCGTAGGTCCGGACCGGGACCAGACGATTGTGGTCAACGACCTCATCAATGACTGA
- the fbaA gene encoding class II fructose-bisphosphate aldolase, which yields MPIATPEIYSEMIDRAKTGGFAYPAVNVTSSQTLNAALRGFADAESDGIVQVSTGGAAYWSGASTKDMVAGSLGFAAFAREVAKNYNVNIALHTDHCPKDKLDGFVLPLLAASEAEVKAGRNPLFNSHMWDGSAETLQENLRIARELLERTAAAKIILEVEIGTVGGEEDGVENAINDKLYTTVEDALATIEALGAGENGRYITALTFGNVHGVYKPGGVKLRPEILKDIQAQVGAKIGKDNPFDLVFHGGSGSSDQEIADAVSYGTIKMNIDTDTQYAYTRPVVDHMFKNYDGVLKVDGEVGNKKLYDPRVWGASAEAGLAARVVEAAKQLGSLGKSF from the coding sequence ATGCCCATTGCAACCCCAGAGATCTACTCCGAGATGATCGACCGCGCTAAGACGGGCGGCTTCGCATACCCGGCCGTCAACGTCACCTCCTCGCAGACGCTGAACGCGGCCCTCCGCGGTTTCGCCGATGCTGAGTCCGATGGCATCGTCCAGGTTTCCACCGGCGGCGCCGCCTACTGGTCCGGCGCCTCCACCAAGGACATGGTGGCCGGTTCCCTGGGCTTCGCAGCCTTTGCGCGCGAAGTTGCCAAGAACTACAACGTCAACATCGCCCTACACACGGACCACTGCCCCAAGGACAAGCTGGACGGCTTTGTGCTGCCGCTGTTGGCCGCTTCCGAGGCCGAGGTCAAGGCAGGCCGCAACCCGCTGTTCAACTCCCACATGTGGGACGGTTCCGCAGAGACCCTGCAGGAGAACCTCCGCATCGCCCGTGAACTGCTGGAGCGCACCGCCGCCGCGAAGATCATCCTCGAAGTTGAGATCGGCACCGTCGGTGGCGAGGAAGACGGCGTCGAGAACGCCATCAACGACAAGCTCTACACCACGGTTGAAGATGCCCTGGCCACCATCGAGGCCCTCGGTGCCGGCGAGAACGGCCGCTACATCACCGCCCTGACCTTCGGCAACGTGCACGGCGTGTACAAGCCGGGCGGCGTGAAGCTGCGTCCGGAGATCCTGAAGGATATCCAGGCCCAAGTTGGCGCGAAGATCGGCAAGGACAACCCGTTCGACCTCGTCTTCCACGGCGGTTCGGGCTCCTCGGACCAGGAAATCGCTGACGCCGTCTCCTACGGAACCATCAAGATGAACATCGACACCGACACGCAGTACGCCTACACGCGTCCGGTGGTTGACCACATGTTCAAGAACTACGACGGCGTCCTCAAGGTTGACGGCGAAGTGGGCAACAAGAAGCTCTACGATCCGCGCGTCTGGGGCGCCTCGGCCGAAGCCGGCCTGGCTGCACGTGTGGTGGAGGCAGCCAAGCAGCTCGGCTCCCTCGGCAAGTCGTTCTAG